A genomic segment from Actinoplanes sichuanensis encodes:
- a CDS encoding RNA-directed DNA polymerase, giving the protein MPIDGDLLRRLDLHAAVETELLSRNRLLPRRWDFVALSADPSSVERWLRPQVRRGPSGHAADVVFADKGWRGARPLHIMTLQDRVLYRALVKLLSETLPERFRNRVPIGQFKQAPLDVPDVQYISKTDVTAFYEFVDHDLLSAELIAQTGEELAVDALVDLLASVLGRRIGLPQVHPSSDVLGDTYIDPVRRRLIRRGHVAFSYSDDFRIASPSLGAARASLEACATEVRTLGLVLNERKTYTYGSENYRASLTSFAEAEQRLFQNAGNPDDPFATASSLFDPDYDDADTGSASLGATPLGSDVDEEDAFTEDGGDPSEEVDARRLQASSRAWEMWVHEEESEEAQAGQDAAITQSLLGRALATLGTAGDEGPLENLSALLRFEPALTPQVVAYIEAFARTGRSARTKLRRVLDETVNSDILSPWQGMWIAQAAGGIRRAESTHGYELWLAQCVEGSHDGLAATAAAALGRIGRGNADLVSAAIERVGPEWRRLAFWGLMRLDRARAESTAEDELDRLLLNAAVAE; this is encoded by the coding sequence ATGCCGATCGACGGCGACCTCTTGCGGCGTCTGGATCTGCATGCCGCCGTCGAGACTGAGCTGTTGTCACGCAACAGGCTTCTGCCCCGCCGCTGGGATTTCGTCGCTCTTTCCGCCGACCCTTCCTCCGTAGAGAGGTGGCTACGCCCGCAGGTCCGCCGTGGGCCTTCCGGGCACGCTGCCGACGTGGTGTTCGCGGACAAGGGGTGGCGAGGCGCTCGTCCGCTGCACATCATGACGCTTCAGGACAGAGTGCTGTATCGGGCTCTCGTCAAACTCCTCAGCGAAACGCTTCCGGAGCGGTTCCGTAACCGAGTGCCGATCGGACAGTTCAAGCAGGCACCACTCGACGTCCCGGACGTGCAGTACATCAGCAAGACCGACGTCACCGCCTTCTACGAGTTCGTCGATCATGACCTTTTGAGTGCAGAGCTGATCGCTCAGACCGGCGAGGAACTTGCTGTCGACGCGCTGGTGGATCTACTGGCCTCGGTTCTCGGACGACGTATCGGCTTGCCGCAGGTGCACCCGTCGAGCGACGTCCTCGGCGATACCTACATCGACCCCGTTCGCCGACGCCTGATCCGCCGGGGCCACGTGGCGTTCTCGTACTCGGATGACTTCCGCATCGCTTCGCCCTCGCTCGGCGCCGCCCGTGCTTCGCTGGAGGCATGCGCGACCGAGGTGCGCACCCTTGGCCTGGTTCTCAACGAACGCAAGACCTATACCTACGGATCAGAGAACTACCGAGCCTCCCTGACATCGTTCGCTGAGGCGGAACAACGCCTGTTCCAGAACGCAGGCAACCCTGATGATCCGTTCGCGACGGCGAGCTCGCTGTTCGATCCTGACTACGACGACGCTGACACCGGCTCCGCGAGCCTTGGCGCGACCCCGCTAGGCAGCGATGTCGACGAGGAGGACGCGTTCACCGAGGACGGCGGCGATCCTTCCGAAGAAGTAGACGCGCGACGCCTGCAGGCCTCCTCCCGTGCGTGGGAGATGTGGGTCCACGAGGAAGAGTCCGAGGAAGCCCAGGCAGGTCAGGACGCCGCGATCACTCAGTCTCTTCTCGGCCGGGCATTGGCGACCCTCGGCACGGCCGGCGACGAAGGGCCGCTCGAAAATCTATCTGCGCTGCTTCGATTTGAGCCCGCCCTTACCCCCCAGGTCGTCGCATATATCGAGGCTTTTGCGCGTACCGGGCGAAGTGCACGCACCAAGCTCCGCCGAGTGCTCGACGAGACCGTTAACAGCGACATCCTCAGCCCCTGGCAAGGAATGTGGATCGCACAGGCAGCTGGCGGCATCCGACGCGCGGAAAGTACACACGGTTACGAGCTCTGGCTGGCTCAGTGCGTGGAGGGTAGCCATGATGGGCTTGCAGCCACAGCGGCGGCTGCGCTGGGACGTATCGGGCGGGGAAACGCCGATCTGGTGTCGGCAGCCATCGAACGTGTCGGGCCGGAGTGGCGGCGGCTGGCCTTCTGGGGCTTGATGCGCCTGGACCGCGCTCGCGCGGAGAGCACAGCGGAGGACGAACTTGATCGGCTCCTGCTCAACGCCGCGGTTGCGGAATGA
- a CDS encoding recombinase family protein — protein sequence MSENAASGRFSYVLWMTETTVDLTVDPEDVLQPFPAPTGGGLLVGYGRVSTRQQNLDRQIRALTKAGCAKIFTDKRSGKNTDRPELTACLAYLREGDTLVVPSLDRLARSLQDLITLTVELRGRGIGFKSLHEALDTTTPGGRLVFHVFAALAEFIRELIIENTRDGVAAAKARGQRLGRPPAMTQEQIEHALALLTQPKASVKAIATLLGVSRSTLYTHVPQLAAIRAKARTETAAVMPEPRPPVTRDPGAWWQDGDFTLDHTDIGWQLTHPRYPAGPDEVIPVDDYPAGSARLRRTILAAQTAAEAAVTDLTGRAVDVWEEAEDGVGDPYWTALLVQDTASDGQAALDATLARLPSDRRPGPPSMESTTSSSPPYRRADPAGRREDGSPGPSAAGASTTSRGRSNLHRPVDSFNEVAAG from the coding sequence GTGTCCGAGAACGCCGCGAGCGGACGATTCTCGTACGTTTTATGGATGACCGAGACCACCGTGGACCTCACCGTCGACCCCGAGGACGTTCTCCAGCCGTTCCCCGCCCCGACCGGCGGCGGTCTCCTGGTCGGCTACGGCCGGGTCTCTACCCGGCAGCAGAACCTCGACCGGCAGATCCGCGCGCTCACCAAGGCCGGCTGCGCGAAGATCTTCACTGACAAGCGCTCCGGCAAGAACACCGACCGGCCCGAGCTGACCGCGTGCCTGGCGTATCTGCGTGAAGGTGACACCTTGGTCGTGCCGAGCCTTGACCGGCTCGCTCGCTCGCTGCAAGACCTGATCACCCTGACCGTCGAGCTGCGCGGGCGGGGCATCGGCTTCAAAAGCCTGCACGAAGCCCTGGACACCACCACCCCGGGCGGCCGCCTGGTCTTCCACGTCTTCGCGGCGCTGGCGGAGTTCATCCGTGAGCTGATCATCGAGAACACCCGCGACGGCGTCGCGGCAGCCAAGGCCCGTGGCCAGCGTCTCGGCCGGCCGCCGGCGATGACTCAGGAGCAGATTGAGCACGCCCTCGCCCTGCTGACTCAGCCGAAGGCCAGCGTCAAGGCGATCGCCACCCTGCTCGGGGTATCCCGCTCAACCCTCTACACTCACGTGCCGCAGCTCGCCGCGATCCGTGCGAAGGCCCGCACCGAGACCGCCGCGGTAATGCCCGAGCCACGGCCGCCGGTCACCCGCGATCCCGGCGCCTGGTGGCAGGACGGCGACTTCACCCTCGACCACACCGACATCGGCTGGCAGCTGACTCACCCGCGCTACCCGGCCGGACCCGACGAGGTCATCCCCGTCGACGACTACCCGGCCGGATCGGCCCGGCTGCGCCGCACGATCCTGGCCGCGCAGACGGCGGCCGAGGCCGCCGTCACCGATCTGACCGGCCGGGCCGTCGACGTCTGGGAAGAGGCCGAGGACGGCGTCGGCGATCCGTACTGGACCGCCCTGCTGGTTCAGGACACAGCCAGTGACGGCCAGGCGGCGCTCGACGCCACCTTGGCCCGACTGCCTTCGGACCGGCGCCCGGGCCCGCCGTCGATGGAGAGTACGACCAGCTCCTCACCGCCGTACCGGAGGGCTGACCCGGCTGGGCGACGAGAAGACGGGAGTCCCGGCCCGAGTGCGGCTGGGGCCTCAACAACATCAAGGGGTCGATCGAACTTGCACCGCCCGGTCGACTCGTTCAATGAAGTCGCGGCAGGCTGA
- a CDS encoding DNA sulfur modification protein DndB: protein MSIEIDAGKISGPQRQSTFIAQRSTQGGRVVYTIRIPLTSLDVILPLPDPDQPDPDNRKVDSRHAKLFGEYIHLHESWVAPTLLARDNGGCTFVEIPGTDGRIGYLTIPWAIGALSPLSNIDGQHRILGVHLIIRILGEEIKKIDREITRTTKPEKIEELTTSRDRLAGHLKRLENESVGVDIYVEPNNVLARQMFVDVADNAKGISSALKARFDSSKVANRILDRVISHALLKGKVDLEQDRMTAKNPNLMGAKHVADLTRGVAVGVSGRIGKQRERELADEVMVEMVHGFLDCLADGFKDLAAVAEGTLKPLDLRAQSLLGSIGMLRVLAGVHHELRENHDANDDDIIAFFTKLDPHMNAPVAGDSIWRNTAANSDFESGPTTSAPIMRTQNLIHLVKVIVGWYTNPPAQL from the coding sequence TTGTCGATCGAAATCGACGCCGGGAAGATCAGCGGCCCGCAGCGCCAGAGCACCTTCATCGCGCAGCGCTCGACCCAGGGTGGCCGGGTGGTCTACACCATCCGCATCCCGCTGACGAGCCTGGACGTGATCCTGCCGCTGCCAGACCCGGACCAGCCAGACCCGGACAACCGCAAGGTAGATAGTCGACATGCCAAGCTGTTCGGCGAGTACATCCACCTGCACGAATCGTGGGTAGCGCCCACGCTGCTCGCCCGGGACAACGGTGGCTGCACCTTCGTTGAAATCCCGGGCACCGACGGGCGCATCGGCTACCTGACCATCCCCTGGGCCATCGGTGCGCTGTCCCCCCTGTCGAACATCGACGGCCAGCACCGCATCCTCGGCGTGCACCTGATCATCAGGATCCTGGGCGAGGAGATCAAAAAGATCGACCGGGAGATCACCCGCACCACCAAGCCCGAGAAGATCGAGGAGCTGACCACCTCGCGGGACCGGCTCGCTGGGCACCTGAAGCGACTGGAGAACGAGTCGGTCGGCGTGGACATCTACGTCGAGCCCAACAACGTCCTGGCCCGACAGATGTTCGTCGATGTCGCGGACAACGCCAAGGGCATCTCCAGCGCGCTCAAGGCCCGCTTCGACAGCAGCAAGGTCGCCAACCGCATTCTGGACCGGGTGATCAGCCACGCGCTGCTCAAGGGCAAGGTGGACCTGGAGCAGGACCGCATGACCGCCAAGAACCCCAACCTCATGGGCGCCAAGCACGTCGCCGACCTCACCCGCGGCGTCGCCGTCGGTGTCTCCGGCCGTATCGGCAAGCAGCGGGAACGTGAACTCGCCGACGAGGTCATGGTCGAGATGGTCCACGGCTTCCTCGACTGCCTCGCGGACGGGTTCAAGGATCTCGCCGCCGTCGCCGAAGGCACCCTCAAGCCTCTGGACCTGCGCGCCCAGTCCCTCCTGGGGTCCATCGGCATGCTGCGGGTGCTCGCCGGCGTTCACCACGAACTGCGGGAGAACCACGACGCCAACGACGACGACATCATCGCGTTCTTCACCAAGCTCGACCCGCACATGAACGCCCCGGTCGCCGGCGACAGCATCTGGCGCAACACCGCCGCTAACAGCGACTTCGAGAGTGGCCCCACCACCTCGGCCCCGATCATGCGCACTCAGAACCTGATCCACCTTGTCAAGGTGATTGTCGGCTGGTACACCAACCCGCCCGCTCAACTCTGA
- a CDS encoding TniQ family protein — MIPPRWPLHPQPLPGEALSSWLERTASLYKLPLSTLVEHNLGTAARQVGKVKPSQERELLDTDPPAHLLQALHERSGVPIGQLRHMTIAGWTPWLLDTLDVEQAGTFDCFVRQDSVLFDHTMIAHGTDPGRWRPWLQSADGAERRRRACPLCAERPGHGLLLMAQLPIMLSCPEHGCLLQPAGLAVRHYPGAPDPEVTAVTEMVQDMDRRTHEGITTGQVTLPRRTVHVGVWFRLLRIVLDEVNTPMSFLRRKADKATLETIWARVERPVRAGQIRWAPYEAWIGTVRWRCSKPPPWRCTSAARASSGLGGRSDRCSRGSRTGPSGATPIPPSRGRTRSGTSTTGFSPSLTTVTPLASCSSSSARWTAPPPKGTNGRARV, encoded by the coding sequence GTGATCCCACCCCGGTGGCCACTGCACCCGCAGCCGCTGCCCGGCGAGGCGCTGTCGTCATGGCTGGAACGAACCGCCAGCCTCTACAAACTCCCGCTCAGCACCCTCGTGGAGCACAACCTCGGGACGGCGGCCCGACAGGTCGGCAAGGTCAAACCGTCCCAGGAACGCGAGCTGCTCGACACCGACCCGCCGGCCCACCTGCTGCAGGCGCTGCACGAGCGCAGCGGCGTGCCGATCGGGCAGCTGCGGCACATGACCATCGCCGGCTGGACGCCATGGCTGCTCGACACCCTCGACGTCGAGCAGGCCGGCACCTTCGACTGCTTCGTACGCCAGGACTCGGTGCTGTTCGACCACACGATGATCGCCCACGGCACCGACCCCGGCCGGTGGCGGCCCTGGTTGCAGAGCGCCGACGGCGCCGAGCGGCGGCGGCGGGCCTGCCCGCTCTGCGCCGAGCGGCCCGGGCACGGCCTGCTGTTGATGGCGCAACTCCCGATCATGCTGAGTTGCCCGGAGCACGGATGCCTCCTGCAGCCCGCCGGGCTTGCCGTGCGGCACTACCCGGGCGCGCCCGACCCGGAGGTAACCGCCGTCACCGAGATGGTTCAGGACATGGACCGGCGTACCCACGAAGGGATCACCACCGGCCAGGTCACGCTGCCGCGCCGGACCGTTCATGTCGGCGTGTGGTTCCGGCTGCTGCGGATCGTGCTCGACGAGGTCAACACCCCCATGTCGTTCCTGCGCCGCAAGGCGGACAAGGCGACGTTGGAGACGATCTGGGCCCGCGTCGAGCGGCCCGTGCGTGCCGGGCAGATCCGCTGGGCGCCGTACGAGGCATGGATTGGGACCGTCAGGTGGCGATGCTCGAAGCCGCCGCCATGGCGATGCACCTCAGCAGCCAGGGCGTCATCTGGGCTAGGGGGACGCTCGGATCGCTGCTCTCGCGGGAGTCGGACCGGCCCGTCCGGAGCGACCCCGATCCCGCCGTCGCGTGGGCGAACGCGGTCCGGGACTTCAACGACTGGCTTCTCACCATCGTTGACGACCGTGACGCCTCTCGCCAGTTGCTCATCCAGCTCAGCGCGATGGACCGCCCCCCCCCCGAAGGGTACGAACGGACGCGCCAGGGTCTGA
- a CDS encoding TniB family NTP-binding protein: protein MDAELMDLAHLHPAARLVAVLPDAERVHRIRADRWIGYPRAVDALERLESLLTWPDKQRMPNLLILGPTNNGKSMIVEKFRRLHPPVSHPDHEQIPVLVMQMPSEPSVIRFYVALLAAMGAPLRPRQRLAELEQVALSLMRAVGVRVLVIDELHNVLAGRGDTRREFLNLIRFLGNELRIPLVGVGTREAYLAIRSDDQLENRFEPFTLPLWTPDAGACSLLASFATSFPLRRPSPIASAEMASYLITRSEGTIGELAMLLTDAAIVAIESGEEAINQRTLVIAQYAGPTERRRLFERELA, encoded by the coding sequence GTGGACGCCGAGCTGATGGACCTGGCCCACCTGCACCCGGCCGCGCGGCTGGTCGCGGTGCTGCCCGACGCCGAGCGGGTGCACCGCATCCGCGCCGACCGGTGGATCGGCTACCCACGCGCCGTGGACGCCCTGGAGCGGCTGGAAAGCCTGCTGACCTGGCCGGACAAGCAGCGGATGCCGAACCTGCTGATCCTCGGGCCGACCAACAACGGCAAGTCGATGATCGTGGAGAAGTTCCGGCGGCTGCACCCGCCGGTGTCGCACCCCGACCACGAGCAGATCCCGGTCCTGGTGATGCAGATGCCCTCGGAACCCTCGGTGATCCGGTTCTACGTGGCGCTGCTCGCAGCCATGGGCGCACCCCTGCGGCCTCGCCAACGCCTGGCCGAGCTGGAGCAGGTGGCGCTGTCGCTGATGCGCGCGGTCGGTGTCCGGGTGCTCGTCATCGACGAGCTGCACAACGTCCTCGCGGGCCGCGGCGACACCCGCCGGGAGTTCCTGAACCTGATCCGGTTCCTGGGCAACGAGCTGCGCATCCCTCTGGTCGGGGTCGGCACCCGGGAGGCGTACCTGGCGATCCGGTCCGATGACCAGCTGGAAAACCGGTTCGAGCCGTTCACGCTGCCGTTGTGGACGCCCGACGCCGGGGCGTGCTCGCTGCTGGCCAGCTTCGCCACGTCGTTCCCGCTGCGCCGGCCGTCGCCGATCGCGTCCGCCGAGATGGCCTCCTACCTGATCACCCGCAGCGAGGGCACGATCGGCGAGCTGGCCATGCTGCTCACCGACGCGGCGATCGTCGCGATCGAGTCCGGGGAGGAAGCGATCAACCAGCGAACGCTGGTCATAGCCCAGTACGCCGGGCCGACCGAACGCCGCCGCCTGTTCGAGCGGGAGCTGGCGTGA
- a CDS encoding Mu transposase C-terminal domain-containing protein — MDEAHLVPERGVLTASSAAWDLAVRRAEVIGRLAELDEVGHRCADEAAAELGLSQRQVYVLLRRWRQGEGVVSDMLPGQSSGGRGREHLPEAVEAIIREVLRTRYLTKQRRSMSAVHREVARLCRSRGLPSPSRGALVRRAEKLDPVATMLAREGVDAARPLRSAGGVPQQVSELLEQVQIDHTVIDVIVVDERHRLPIGRPYITVAIDVLSRAIVGLVVTLEAPSALSVGLCLAHMVTGKRAWLERIGVEVAWPMSGKPAELYLDNAAEFKSEALRRGCEQHGVTLRWRPPGQPHYGGIVERVIGTMMTMVHELPGTTFSSTKESGGYDSERLAVLTVGELERWLALAVAGYHGTVHSTLGQTPAGRWADAVTNGRAPATVTNETAFLVDFLPVVRRSLHTTGFVIDHVWYYCDALKPWIARREQLGKFVLRRDPRDLSRIWALDPDGGVYLQVPYRTLSNPPVGLWEHRAAVAALREKGRREVDEEDLFRMVRQQRAITDEASRTTRRARRDAERRATAVPPPATSNPAPLPPIIVAAADAAPFAVVEEW, encoded by the coding sequence GTGGACGAGGCGCACCTGGTTCCCGAGCGGGGCGTGTTGACGGCGTCTTCGGCAGCCTGGGATCTCGCGGTTCGCCGCGCTGAGGTGATCGGCCGTCTCGCCGAGCTGGACGAGGTCGGCCACCGTTGCGCGGACGAGGCCGCCGCCGAACTCGGCTTGTCCCAGCGCCAGGTGTACGTGCTGCTTCGCCGCTGGCGCCAGGGCGAGGGAGTCGTCTCGGACATGCTCCCCGGCCAGTCCAGCGGCGGCCGGGGCCGCGAGCACCTACCCGAGGCGGTCGAGGCGATCATCCGCGAGGTGCTGCGTACCCGGTACCTGACCAAGCAGCGGCGCTCGATGTCGGCGGTGCACCGGGAGGTCGCGCGGCTGTGCCGGAGCCGGGGACTGCCCTCGCCGTCGCGGGGTGCGCTGGTGCGCCGGGCGGAGAAGCTGGATCCGGTGGCCACGATGCTAGCGAGGGAGGGCGTGGACGCGGCCCGGCCGCTGCGGTCGGCGGGCGGGGTGCCGCAGCAGGTCAGTGAGCTGCTGGAACAGGTCCAGATTGACCACACCGTGATTGACGTGATCGTGGTCGATGAACGGCACCGGCTGCCGATCGGACGTCCGTACATCACCGTGGCGATCGACGTTCTCAGCCGCGCGATCGTCGGCCTGGTGGTGACGCTGGAGGCGCCGTCGGCGTTGTCGGTCGGGTTGTGCCTGGCGCACATGGTGACCGGCAAACGGGCGTGGCTGGAGCGCATCGGCGTCGAAGTCGCCTGGCCGATGAGCGGCAAGCCAGCTGAGCTGTATCTGGACAACGCGGCCGAGTTCAAGAGCGAGGCCCTGCGCCGGGGCTGCGAGCAGCACGGAGTCACGCTGCGGTGGCGGCCTCCGGGCCAGCCGCACTACGGCGGCATCGTGGAACGGGTCATCGGCACGATGATGACGATGGTTCACGAGCTGCCCGGAACCACGTTCTCAAGCACGAAGGAGAGCGGCGGCTACGACTCCGAGCGCCTGGCCGTGCTGACGGTCGGCGAACTGGAGCGGTGGCTGGCGCTGGCGGTGGCCGGCTACCACGGCACGGTCCACTCCACGCTCGGGCAGACCCCAGCTGGCCGGTGGGCTGACGCGGTCACGAACGGGCGGGCACCGGCGACGGTGACGAACGAGACGGCGTTCCTGGTCGACTTCCTGCCGGTGGTGCGCCGCTCGCTGCACACGACCGGGTTCGTCATCGATCACGTCTGGTACTACTGCGACGCGCTCAAGCCGTGGATCGCCCGCCGTGAGCAGCTCGGCAAGTTCGTGCTGCGCCGCGACCCGCGCGATCTCAGCCGGATCTGGGCGCTGGATCCCGACGGCGGCGTTTACCTGCAGGTGCCCTACCGGACCTTGTCCAACCCGCCGGTCGGGTTGTGGGAGCACCGTGCCGCGGTGGCCGCGCTGCGGGAGAAGGGCCGCCGCGAGGTCGACGAGGAAGATCTGTTCCGCATGGTCCGCCAGCAGCGCGCGATCACCGACGAGGCGTCACGGACCACCCGCCGCGCCCGCCGCGACGCCGAGCGCCGCGCGACGGCCGTCCCGCCGCCGGCAACCAGCAACCCGGCCCCGTTGCCGCCCATCATCGTGGCGGCGGCCGACGCCGCCCCGTTCGCAGTGGTCGAGGAGTGGTGA
- a CDS encoding recombinase family protein, with amino-acid sequence MGHKIGYARVSTADQDPQLQLDALAAEGCLKIYKDVATGTKADRPQWQACLDDLRPGDTLIIWKIDRLGRNLRDLVDIVAVLEERGVGVKSLTNGIVDTTTAHGKLVFGMFALMAEYEAALIKERTLAGLIAARARGRTGGRKPKMTPALINKAQRMYDSKQFTMAEIAASCAVTPMTIYRNIHTTPASGRKD; translated from the coding sequence GTGGGACACAAGATCGGATACGCCCGAGTCAGCACCGCCGACCAAGATCCACAGCTGCAACTCGACGCACTCGCCGCCGAGGGCTGCCTCAAGATCTACAAGGACGTCGCCACCGGCACCAAGGCTGACCGACCCCAATGGCAGGCCTGCCTCGACGACCTACGCCCCGGCGACACCCTGATCATCTGGAAGATCGACCGGCTCGGCCGCAACCTGCGCGACCTGGTCGACATCGTCGCCGTCCTCGAAGAACGCGGTGTCGGCGTCAAGTCGCTGACCAACGGCATCGTTGACACCACCACCGCCCACGGCAAACTCGTCTTCGGCATGTTCGCCCTCATGGCCGAATACGAGGCCGCCCTCATCAAGGAACGCACCCTCGCCGGCCTGATCGCCGCCCGCGCCCGCGGCCGCACCGGCGGCCGCAAACCCAAGATGACTCCTGCCCTGATCAACAAGGCCCAGCGTATGTACGACTCGAAGCAGTTCACCATGGCCGAGATCGCCGCATCCTGCGCCGTGACGCCCATGACGATCTACCGCAACATCCACACCACTCCAGCCTCCGGCCGTAAGGACTGA
- a CDS encoding helix-turn-helix domain-containing protein: MPSSSSHEDPPVRPSQAERRQVHLTEVETLRAMAHPLRMQIIGSLRVDGPATSAMLARRLDTDSGQTSHHLRLLARHGFVVEAPELGKGRHGRERWWKSATDSTHWTDDLDSLGPGGAEAIRALEQAAARVWDHLVEVYRDQVARGEWNPAWREAAGGGDTVVRLTPERLVAMQAEIQQVIERHDLKDQPADDAETVVVLLQAYPRRAPQ; the protein is encoded by the coding sequence ATGCCGTCATCCAGCAGCCACGAGGATCCACCAGTACGCCCGAGTCAGGCGGAGCGCCGTCAGGTGCATCTCACCGAAGTCGAGACGTTGCGCGCTATGGCTCACCCACTGCGCATGCAGATCATCGGGTCCTTGCGGGTCGACGGCCCTGCCACATCTGCCATGCTCGCCAGGCGTCTGGACACTGACTCCGGGCAGACGAGCCATCACCTGCGGCTCCTGGCCCGGCACGGCTTCGTCGTTGAGGCTCCGGAACTCGGTAAGGGCCGGCACGGACGGGAACGTTGGTGGAAGTCCGCTACCGACAGCACGCACTGGACCGACGACCTGGACAGCCTCGGCCCCGGCGGGGCGGAAGCGATTCGAGCCCTGGAACAGGCCGCAGCCCGCGTCTGGGACCACCTCGTCGAGGTGTACCGGGATCAGGTCGCCCGGGGTGAGTGGAATCCGGCCTGGCGTGAGGCCGCTGGCGGCGGCGACACGGTCGTCCGGCTGACCCCCGAGCGCCTGGTCGCGATGCAGGCCGAGATCCAGCAAGTCATCGAACGGCACGACCTGAAAGATCAGCCGGCCGACGACGCAGAGACCGTGGTCGTGCTCTTGCAGGCGTACCCGCGGAGGGCGCCGCAATGA
- a CDS encoding MFS transporter: MSISEPTGVSAAATSLWRNRDFNLLWTSQTLSDLGASVSTLALPLLVLVLTGSPVQAGLLGTLSLVVRLICRLPAGVLADRVNRRRAMIVCDLVRFLALTMLAAAVWTGHASITVIIVVALVDAVGQTFFSTVEHAALRSIVAPAQLSTAVARNEARNFAASLAGPPLGGLLFGLAHALPFAGNALTYLASLVGVVLIRRPLQAAREEPPPGHAAALAEGVRFVLVNPFLRAVLIIAAPLNFALSGAIFAIIITLQQHGTEPAVIGLVETIIAVGGLAGAVVAPALQRRLRLAVLVRVICWAAVALVALSAMFTASIAAAVPIAFAVFLGPACNAALFGHQAAITPDQLQGRVVSVILLGATSAAAAAPILAGTFVATWNGPAALLLFTAGVATSAIAATFSRGIRTMRPIEQEARPS, translated from the coding sequence ATGAGCATTTCCGAACCCACCGGGGTGAGTGCTGCGGCTACCAGCCTGTGGCGTAACCGGGACTTCAACCTGCTCTGGACCAGTCAAACGCTGTCTGACCTCGGCGCGTCCGTGTCCACGCTCGCCCTGCCGCTTCTGGTTCTTGTTCTCACCGGCTCGCCGGTGCAGGCGGGCCTGCTCGGGACCCTGTCGCTGGTCGTGCGGCTGATCTGCCGACTGCCAGCCGGAGTCCTTGCCGACCGGGTGAACCGCCGCCGCGCCATGATTGTCTGTGATCTGGTCCGGTTCCTCGCGCTGACCATGCTCGCCGCCGCGGTGTGGACCGGACACGCGAGCATCACCGTGATCATTGTCGTTGCGCTCGTCGACGCGGTGGGGCAGACGTTCTTCAGCACGGTTGAACACGCCGCGCTGCGCAGCATCGTCGCGCCGGCCCAGCTTTCCACCGCTGTTGCCCGCAACGAGGCACGCAACTTCGCCGCCAGTCTCGCCGGGCCGCCTCTGGGTGGGCTTCTGTTCGGGCTTGCACACGCATTGCCGTTCGCTGGCAACGCGCTCACCTACCTGGCTTCGCTTGTGGGTGTGGTTTTGATTCGCCGGCCCCTGCAGGCAGCACGTGAAGAACCGCCGCCCGGGCACGCTGCCGCCTTGGCCGAGGGGGTGCGCTTCGTCCTGGTGAACCCGTTCCTGCGCGCGGTGCTGATCATCGCCGCACCCCTGAACTTCGCTCTGAGCGGCGCCATCTTCGCCATCATCATCACGTTGCAGCAGCACGGCACCGAACCCGCCGTCATCGGCCTCGTCGAGACGATCATCGCGGTCGGCGGGCTGGCCGGGGCTGTCGTGGCGCCGGCGTTGCAGCGCCGGCTACGGCTGGCCGTGCTGGTACGAGTGATCTGCTGGGCAGCCGTGGCACTGGTCGCGCTCAGTGCCATGTTCACCGCCAGCATCGCCGCCGCCGTCCCCATCGCCTTCGCCGTGTTCCTGGGCCCCGCCTGCAACGCCGCGCTCTTCGGCCACCAAGCGGCCATCACACCCGATCAACTGCAAGGACGGGTGGTCAGTGTCATCCTGCTCGGCGCGACGTCGGCCGCCGCAGCCGCGCCGATCCTGGCCGGCACGTTCGTCGCCACCTGGAACGGCCCCGCCGCGCTGCTGTTGTTCACTGCCGGCGTCGCCACCTCAGCCATCGCCGCGACCTTCAGCCGCGGCATCCGCACCATGCGCCCCATCGAGCAGGAAGCCAGACCTTCTTGA
- a CDS encoding NUDIX domain-containing protein, translated as MVRRSDTGDWALVTGCLEPGEQPAAGAVREVLEETGVEVTVERLLSVEALDLSVAPNGDQVYWLAIGLRCRVVGGDARVNDDESVDVGWFDPTAVPALAPHQARCLQLALADDADAWIAGRSTLAQSA; from the coding sequence ATGGTTCGTCGGTCGGACACCGGCGACTGGGCCCTGGTCACCGGCTGCCTGGAACCGGGCGAGCAGCCCGCTGCCGGGGCTGTACGTGAAGTACTCGAGGAGACCGGTGTCGAGGTGACGGTGGAGCGGCTGCTTTCCGTCGAGGCTCTGGACTTGTCCGTGGCGCCCAACGGTGACCAGGTGTACTGGCTGGCCATCGGATTGCGGTGCCGGGTCGTCGGTGGCGACGCCCGTGTCAACGATGACGAGTCCGTCGACGTCGGCTGGTTCGACCCCACGGCGGTGCCGGCTCTTGCCCCGCATCAGGCTCGCTGCCTGCAGCTCGCGCTGGCCGATGACGCCGATGCCTGGATCGCTGGCCGTTCGACCCTCGCCCAGTCGGCGTAG